The sequence TTGGGTTGGGTGTGCAAATAGAGAAAATTAGCGCTTTGGGTTGGTACATCGCGGCAATCATTGCTGCTGTAGCAATAGGTCAAAGCGGGCATGTTGCTATCGAAATTGGGATTAATGGTAACCAACTGCGGATCGGGATTGCTGATAGGCGCGGGGCCGCCACGCACCAAATCCATATAATGTGCCCAATCCCAAAATGGGCCTGGGTCCCAGTGCATGCCTGGTTGATGTTGCGGCAGTGGCCCAGGCAACTCGTCATGGCCGATAATATGGCTGCGATCAAGCGGAATTCGGTATTTATCGGCAAGATAGCGGGTCAGTTGCGCCGAGGATTGATACATCGCTTCGCTATACCAGGTTGCCCCTTCGATCGCGTAGCCTTCATGTTCGATACCAATTGAATGGCCGTTAACATCCCAATTGCCAGCATGCCAAGGTACATTTTTATTCTCGACCATCTGGGCAATATGCCCATCGCTGGCGCGGATGACATAATGGGTTGATGCCCCAGTGGCCGGATTTTGAAACACATTGACGGTTTGGGTGTAGGTGATTTCGGTGTCGTGAATCAAAATATAGCGAAAATCTAAGCCATCAACTGGGCGATTGGCCAAATCGTAGTTACCATAATCACCGCGATCATTGGGATTATTCAAGGCATAGGCTGCTGGAATCACTTCGCAATTGAGCGCCGTTGGGCAATCCAAGGGGAAATCATTACCCAAATACAGCTGCAAGCTAGCGGCACTTTGGCGATTGATTGTGACTATACTTGGGGCAAGTGTTAGCACTTCGCCGTTGTCGATTGTGCGGGTTGCACCTTGTTGCAAGGTTGCATAGACCCGATCGGCGAAGCCAAACGCGGTCGAACGCTCTTTGCTGCCGCTATACAATGCCACCGCACCATACCAATCGGCAAGATTGTTGGGCAATTCCGGGTTGATGCTGCGGCTATATTCGGCCAACAAAGCCGCGCCACCGCGAATATTCTGTACTGGATCATTGATTAATGTGCTAGTTGGTTGACCAAGGAGTTTGGCAGCTTGAGCTAAAGTTTGCAATTCGTCAGGTTGTTTGAGCGGTGCGACCCAATCAAGGCCTTTGCTAGCGTGCCAATGGCTCAAATCGATTTGGGTTAAGTGCATCATTCCATAGCCGCCGCTGGTGCTGGGCTGGCCTGCATGGTGCTCCCAGCGCGAAAGATTGTAGCTCAGCGCTAGCAATAATTCGCTTGGTACATGGAATTCAGCGGCAGCTGCGGTGAAAGCTATGAGCAAATTGCTGGCGGCTGGGGTTGGGTTGTTGGCAATGGTTGGCAATGGTTGGTAGCCAAGGCCCAGCCCTAAAATAACAAAAACGATCAACAAGCGTGATCGTAACCAACGTTGGTTCATTATTGCTTCCTCAACAACTAAAAGACCCTACTCATGGGTTTAGTATACCTGCTTAAAATTGATTAAGAACTGAGAGTTAGCTGAGGAGTTCTGATCCACGGAGGACACGAAGTTTCGTAACCGCGAAGGACGCGAAGAGCGCGAAGGTTGGCTTTATCATTCTAGGGCATTTGTTGAACTTCAGTCATTTATTAATTGAACCTTTGCGGTCTTCGTGCGCATCGTGCTTCCAACCTTGGCGCTTTTTGCTTTTTGATTTCTGCCTTTTATTTCCGTTTTCCCCTCTAAGGGCTAGGCCTGAATAGGAGTGGTGGCAATTTTGCTCGTTAGGTTGATCGTAAGCTTCAGGCCTGATACTACGATCAAATTCTTCCTCCTCTACACTCTTCTCTCCTGCAAGCGGCCCGACTGGGCCGTTTGTGGTTTTAGATAGTTATGCTTGGTGGTCTAAACTGGCTCTCAGCTGCTCTCCCACAAGCAATAAGGGTTGTTCATTGTTAATGTTGCTGTGCCCCAAGCCCACCCTCGTTTGATTGCGAATATTCGTTCAATGGTAGTAACAATAAGATCGATCAATGACCAAAACAGTATTGCGAGACTGATCGAGTTGCTCAGTGCTATTGTGACAGTGCAGGGCTGAATGAGAATAACTCTTTGTGCTGCCCATGCGGAGGACAACTTTAAATTAGGCAGTTGTCGCCTGAACGCACCTATTCGTAGTCAAACTACCGACAGCAACGTTTCTAAACCAATTCAGTTAGCCAATTGATGGTCTGAATTTTTGTGTCAAGTTCGCGAAATTGGCGAGCCAAATGATCAGTTTGCTGGCGAATTTGGCGTACATCGACGGTTACAATGTTGCGAATTTCCGCCTGACCATACCGGTTATGGCGGCGTGATGCTTCCTCAGCAATGCTTTTGAGCATACTTAAACGGAGTTTTAGCACATCACGTTGGCCTAAAACGGTCGTTAAATTGTATTGATGGTTAAATGGTGTAATGCTGTTAGTATGATTGATTTTGACAATCAAATCTTCAAATTGAAGCAACAAGCGTTCAATTTCGCTTAACAATTCATGAGGGTCTTCTGGTGGGTCATCACCCTCTTGGATCAGTACGGAGAGCTTAACGCGGGTACGCAACTGTTCAAGCCGACGCTGGATGTCCGCTCGTAAAATCAATGCTTCTGCTAATTTCATTAGGTGTGGATGTGGCAGGCCATCCTTGTTACTGCCTGAAAGAAGATGCCAAGATTATAGCGATACTGCTTAGGAGTTGTCAAGCAGCATGATTTTGCCCCCAAAGCTCGCTTATAATAGCATGTGGAAATGTTGTGTTGGAGGAATCAATGAACCTCATGCAAATTCATGGGCAATTTGCGGCGTTGCAGGCCCAGCGCGGGCGAATCGCCGCCAGCCGTGCGCCTGAGCGTATTGGCTATTTACAGCAATTTAAACGGGCGATCGAACAAGCCCGACCAGATATTCATGCGGCGTTGCAGGCCGATTTTGCCAAACCAGCAGCTGAAATTGAGGCTACCGAAATTCAGCAGGTGCTTGAGCAAATTAATTTTGCCATCAAACGGCTTGAAACATGGATGCAGCCCAAACGAGTTAAAACCCCAACCATGCTGACGGGCAGCAAAAGTTGGATTCAATATGAGCCACGCGGAGTTGTGCTGATTCTTGCGCCGTGGAATTACCCGCTATCGCTGGCACTTATGCCTTTGATTGGGGCGGTGGCGGCTGGGAATTGTGCGATTGTGCGGCCATCGGAGCGCACGCCACATACCGCTCAAGTTGTAGCAAACATTATCGCTGCCGCCTTCAAACCTGAGCATGTTACCAGCGTTGTGGGCGATGTTGATACGGCTGAAGCATTGCTTGACTTGCCATTCGACCATATTTTCTTTACGGGCAGCCCACGCATCGGCCAATATGTAATGCAACGCGCCGCTGAGCATTTTAGCTCGGTTACCCTAGAACTGGGCGGCAAATCACCCGCGATTATTGATCGTTCAGCTGATTTGAAACGCGCTGCCCAGGCGATTGTGTGGGGCAAATTTGTCAATGCTGGCCAAACGTGTGTTGCGCCTGATCATGTCTGGGTTCAGCGTGAGCAAGCCCAAGCCTTGACCCAATTGATTATTAAACAAATTGAGCGTAATTATGGCAAAGGTGATTATACCCGCCTACAATCGCCCGATTTGGCGAATGTGATCGATGCTAATGCCACTGCTCGCCTGCGTGGTTTGGTCAATAACTCAGTTGCCCAAGGGGCGTTGGTCGCTTTGGGTGGCCAATCGACCGATCATCCTGCACGCTTTGCGCCAACTGTGTTGACCAATGTTAAACCTGGCATGGCGATTATGCAGGATGAAATTTTCGGGCCGATTCTGCCAATTTTGGTGTATGACCAAATTGATGAAGTGATTATGGCGACGCGAGCTAGCGGCAAGCCCTTGACTATGGCGATTTTTGCCGAGAATCAAGCGATTATCAACTGGCTCTTACGCGAAATTCCAGCGGGTAGCAGTATGATCAACGGGGTTTTGCTGAATGTGGTTAATCCGAATTTGCCATTTGGTGGGGTTGGTCAGAGCGGCATTGGCAATTATCATGGCTTTTACAGTTTCAAAACATTTTCGCATGAGCGGGCAGTATTTCAACTTGGCGGCTTAAATTTAGTCAATTTATTTCAACCGCCCTATCGCTCGGTGGCTAAGCGCTTGGCAGCCTGGTCGCGGCGGGTTATGAGCAAACGCTAAACGATATTCGCCGCTATCCATAGGGGGGGATAGCGGCGAATGGGGATTTTTGAATCGTTCTGCGATGTGTGACCCCATCACAGGAGGGGTTTTGTCGGTCTATGGTTGAAGGTGATGAAGTTATCTCCTTCCAAGGTCTTTTCATCGTCACGATTGTTGATGCTGTTTCCTTGTACCGAGCGTGGTTTCCGAGGATGATAATATGCTACTTGGATGAGTAGCAGATGAGTTAAGGGTAAAGAACCGTTAAAAAATTTCAATGGCTTGAGCCTAAAGAATTTGGGCGAGGGTATAGCCTAAATCTTCATAGGTATGTGGCTTTAAAATCAACGAACGAATGCCCAAAACTTGAGCTAGTTCGTAATCTTCAGGCCGCACATAGCCTGAGGTCAAAATGATTGGCAAATTGGGCTTGATCGCCAATAATTGTTTCGCCAAATCAAAGCCCGACATATGCGGCATCGAAACATCGCTAATCACCACATCGATTGCGCTGGGGTCGCGCAGAAAATAGTCCAAGGCTGCTTGGGGATTGGTGAAGCCATTTACGCCATAGCCTAAGGTGTTGAGCATTTTAACTGC is a genomic window of Chloroflexota bacterium containing:
- a CDS encoding N-acetylmuramoyl-L-alanine amidase, whose amino-acid sequence is MNQRWLRSRLLIVFVILGLGLGYQPLPTIANNPTPAASNLLIAFTAAAAEFHVPSELLLALSYNLSRWEHHAGQPSTSGGYGMMHLTQIDLSHWHASKGLDWVAPLKQPDELQTLAQAAKLLGQPTSTLINDPVQNIRGGAALLAEYSRSINPELPNNLADWYGAVALYSGSKERSTAFGFADRVYATLQQGATRTIDNGEVLTLAPSIVTINRQSAASLQLYLGNDFPLDCPTALNCEVIPAAYALNNPNDRGDYGNYDLANRPVDGLDFRYILIHDTEITYTQTVNVFQNPATGASTHYVIRASDGHIAQMVENKNVPWHAGNWDVNGHSIGIEHEGYAIEGATWYSEAMYQSSAQLTRYLADKYRIPLDRSHIIGHDELPGPLPQHQPGMHWDPGPFWDWAHYMDLVRGGPAPISNPDPQLVTINPNFDSNMPALTYCYSSNDCRDVPTQSANFLYLHTQPNANSPLISNQYIGSTPTHANNWANKAVTGQTYVVADQQGDWQAIYFGGQKAWFHNPDGSNTTAGQGLKVRPKVGQATIPVYGRAYPEAAAYPQGISPQAITSIYSLPADNIVVATQLYTSTYYYSPVYTPTLDPSSHIVVSGQTKYYQINFNHRFGFVKATDVEVQSSLISLTTPKLAQSNLHGTSITYTLTLRNLSQQTVPISLNLTGNTWPTTITSALPNNLAPNASQTITLRVDLPAGPSPATDQVWVKAQTSADPERSAVLLLNSSAETNINFLPLITKQ
- a CDS encoding aldehyde dehydrogenase family protein; the protein is MNLMQIHGQFAALQAQRGRIAASRAPERIGYLQQFKRAIEQARPDIHAALQADFAKPAAEIEATEIQQVLEQINFAIKRLETWMQPKRVKTPTMLTGSKSWIQYEPRGVVLILAPWNYPLSLALMPLIGAVAAGNCAIVRPSERTPHTAQVVANIIAAAFKPEHVTSVVGDVDTAEALLDLPFDHIFFTGSPRIGQYVMQRAAEHFSSVTLELGGKSPAIIDRSADLKRAAQAIVWGKFVNAGQTCVAPDHVWVQREQAQALTQLIIKQIERNYGKGDYTRLQSPDLANVIDANATARLRGLVNNSVAQGALVALGGQSTDHPARFAPTVLTNVKPGMAIMQDEIFGPILPILVYDQIDEVIMATRASGKPLTMAIFAENQAIINWLLREIPAGSSMINGVLLNVVNPNLPFGGVGQSGIGNYHGFYSFKTFSHERAVFQLGGLNLVNLFQPPYRSVAKRLAAWSRRVMSKR
- a CDS encoding DIP1984 family protein is translated as MKLAEALILRADIQRRLEQLRTRVKLSVLIQEGDDPPEDPHELLSEIERLLLQFEDLIVKINHTNSITPFNHQYNLTTVLGQRDVLKLRLSMLKSIAEEASRRHNRYGQAEIRNIVTVDVRQIRQQTDHLARQFRELDTKIQTINWLTELV